The Mycobacterium seoulense genome has a window encoding:
- the murJ gene encoding murein biosynthesis integral membrane protein MurJ — protein sequence MKPAHRQAAPQHPRLPQPPRRPRVPGSPPTGPLPPVPAGVDRRRPELSDAALVSRSWAMAFATLVSRLTGFARIVLLAAILGAALSSAFSVANQLPNLVAALVLEATFTAIFVPVLARAEQSDPDGGAAFVRRLVTLTTALLLVATALSVLAAPLLVRLMLGRDPQVNEPLTTAFAYLLLPQVLAYGLTSVFMAILNTRNVFGPTAWAPVVNNVVALATLAVYAVVPGELSVDPVRMGNTKLLVLGVGTTLGVFAQTAVLLVALRRQRVDLRPMWGIDERLKRFGTMAAAMVLYVLISQLGLVVGNQIASTAAASGPAIYNYTWLVLMLPFGMIGVTVLTVVMPRLSRNAAADDTQAVLADLSLATRLTLITLIPIVAFMTVGGPAMGSALFAYGHFGGVDAGYLGAAIAMSAFTLIPYGLVLLQLRVFYAREQPWTPIVIILVITAVKIVGSVLAPHLTHDPKLVAGYLGLANGIGFLAGAIVGYLLLRHTLLPTGGQLISKGELRTILVTITASMLAGLVAHVADRLLGLDRLTTHGGGAGSLLRLLILGVIMLPIMAAVMLRARVPEAQAALDAVRHRFGGRTPTPRKPVTADRSSRPSPVTYPEQRNSSPPGVNAVQEPIRRRPPERATPARLAKGPEVTDRPVESAASGAELPRPVADDFQPDIPAGREPEPSPARPADQRNGDVAPESRRGPAPFDAPRDRGGEPPADDLHLVPGARIAGGRYRLLVFHGGAPPLQFWQALDTALDRQVALTFVDPDRALPDDVLQEILSRTLRLSRIDKPGIARVLDVVHTGHGGLVVSEWVRGGSLQEVADTAPSPVGAVRAMQSLAAAADAAHRAGVALSIDHPSRVRVSIEGDVVLAYPATMPDANPQGDIRGIGAALYALLVNRWPLAESSVRSGLAPAERDSAGQPVEPMVIDREIPFQISAVAVRAVQEDGGIRSASTLLNLLQQATAVADRTEVLGPIDDSPAPATARVPAGEDDANFARRRRNVLIGVGAGLVVIVVALLVLASVVSKIFGNVGGGLNKDELGLNGPSSSVSSSAPSSTAAGSVVKPTRASVYSPDGDADNAGTAGQAIDGDPSTAWATEVYTDAVPFPSFKQGEGLMLQLPNPTVVGQVSIDTPSTGTKVEIRSSATASPASLNDTTVLAQAFTLKPGHNVIPVRSGSPTSNLLVWISTLGTTNGKSQAGFSEITVQAAS from the coding sequence ATGAAACCCGCCCACCGGCAGGCCGCACCGCAACACCCCCGCCTGCCACAGCCGCCGCGGCGACCCCGGGTCCCGGGCTCACCGCCCACCGGTCCCCTGCCGCCCGTCCCTGCGGGCGTCGATCGCCGGCGACCCGAACTGTCCGACGCCGCCCTGGTGTCGCGGTCGTGGGCGATGGCCTTCGCCACGCTGGTCAGCCGGCTCACCGGCTTCGCCCGGATCGTGCTCCTGGCGGCCATCCTCGGCGCCGCGCTGTCGAGCGCGTTCTCGGTGGCCAACCAGCTGCCCAACCTGGTGGCCGCCCTAGTGCTGGAGGCGACCTTCACCGCCATCTTCGTGCCCGTGCTGGCCCGCGCCGAGCAGAGCGACCCCGACGGCGGGGCGGCATTCGTGCGCCGCCTGGTCACGCTGACCACCGCGCTGCTCTTGGTGGCGACCGCGTTGTCGGTGCTCGCAGCGCCGCTGCTGGTGCGGCTCATGCTCGGCCGCGACCCGCAGGTCAACGAGCCGCTGACCACGGCCTTCGCCTACCTGTTGCTCCCCCAGGTGCTCGCTTACGGCCTCACGTCGGTGTTCATGGCGATCCTGAACACCCGCAACGTGTTCGGGCCGACAGCGTGGGCGCCGGTCGTCAACAACGTCGTCGCCCTTGCGACCCTGGCGGTGTACGCGGTCGTGCCCGGGGAGTTGTCGGTCGACCCCGTCCGCATGGGCAACACCAAGCTGCTTGTCCTCGGCGTCGGCACCACGCTCGGTGTCTTCGCGCAGACCGCGGTGCTGCTGGTGGCGCTGCGGCGCCAACGCGTCGACCTGCGCCCGATGTGGGGAATCGACGAACGCCTCAAGCGCTTCGGCACCATGGCCGCCGCGATGGTCCTCTACGTGCTGATCAGCCAGCTCGGCCTGGTGGTCGGCAATCAGATCGCCAGCACGGCGGCCGCCTCGGGCCCGGCGATCTACAACTACACCTGGCTGGTCCTCATGCTGCCGTTCGGCATGATCGGCGTCACCGTGCTGACCGTGGTGATGCCGCGGCTGAGCCGCAACGCCGCCGCCGACGACACCCAGGCCGTGCTCGCCGACCTGTCGCTGGCCACCCGACTGACACTGATCACGCTGATCCCGATCGTCGCGTTCATGACCGTCGGCGGGCCCGCGATGGGCAGCGCGCTGTTCGCCTACGGCCACTTCGGCGGCGTCGACGCCGGCTACCTCGGCGCCGCGATCGCCATGTCGGCGTTCACGCTGATCCCCTACGGCCTGGTGCTGCTCCAGCTGCGCGTGTTCTACGCGCGCGAGCAGCCCTGGACGCCGATCGTGATCATCCTCGTCATCACGGCCGTCAAGATCGTCGGATCCGTCCTGGCTCCGCACCTCACCCATGACCCCAAGCTGGTCGCCGGCTATCTGGGGCTGGCCAACGGCATCGGGTTCCTGGCGGGCGCGATCGTCGGTTACCTCCTGTTGCGGCACACCCTGCTGCCGACCGGCGGCCAGCTGATCAGCAAGGGCGAGCTCCGAACCATCCTGGTCACCATCACCGCGTCCATGCTGGCCGGATTGGTGGCCCACGTGGCCGACCGCCTGCTGGGGCTCGACCGGCTGACCACGCACGGCGGGGGCGCCGGCTCGCTGCTGCGCCTGCTCATCCTCGGGGTCATCATGCTGCCGATCATGGCCGCGGTCATGCTCCGCGCACGCGTCCCGGAGGCGCAGGCCGCACTCGACGCGGTCAGACACCGCTTCGGCGGCCGCACGCCGACCCCCCGCAAACCGGTCACAGCGGATCGATCGTCTCGCCCATCCCCGGTCACGTACCCTGAGCAGAGGAATTCGTCCCCGCCTGGGGTAAATGCGGTCCAGGAGCCGATCCGGCGCAGACCTCCGGAGCGGGCAACCCCAGCCCGGCTAGCGAAAGGACCGGAGGTGACCGACCGCCCTGTCGAGAGCGCCGCGTCGGGTGCCGAGCTGCCACGACCGGTCGCCGACGACTTCCAACCCGACATACCCGCCGGCCGTGAGCCGGAGCCGTCGCCGGCGCGCCCGGCCGACCAGCGCAACGGCGACGTCGCCCCCGAATCGCGGCGCGGCCCGGCCCCGTTCGATGCGCCCCGCGACCGCGGAGGGGAACCGCCGGCAGACGACCTCCATCTGGTTCCCGGTGCCCGCATCGCCGGCGGCCGCTATCGGCTGCTGGTCTTCCACGGCGGCGCGCCGCCGCTGCAGTTCTGGCAGGCGCTGGACACCGCATTGGACCGGCAGGTGGCGCTGACCTTCGTCGACCCCGACAGGGCGTTGCCCGACGACGTGCTGCAGGAAATCCTGTCCCGCACCCTGCGGCTCAGCCGCATCGACAAGCCCGGCATCGCCCGGGTGCTCGACGTGGTCCATACGGGCCACGGCGGCCTGGTCGTTTCGGAGTGGGTGCGGGGCGGGTCGCTGCAGGAGGTGGCCGACACCGCGCCGTCGCCCGTCGGCGCCGTGCGGGCCATGCAATCGCTGGCCGCGGCCGCCGATGCGGCCCACCGGGCCGGTGTCGCGTTGTCGATCGACCACCCGAGCCGGGTGCGGGTCAGCATCGAGGGCGACGTCGTGCTCGCTTACCCGGCGACCATGCCCGACGCCAACCCGCAGGGCGACATCCGCGGGATCGGTGCGGCGCTGTATGCCCTGCTGGTCAATCGGTGGCCGCTCGCGGAGTCGAGCGTGCGCAGCGGGCTCGCCCCGGCCGAACGCGATTCGGCGGGCCAGCCGGTCGAACCAATGGTCATCGACCGGGAGATTCCGTTCCAGATCTCGGCTGTCGCTGTCCGCGCGGTTCAGGAAGATGGCGGGATCCGCAGTGCCTCAACGCTTTTGAACCTGCTGCAGCAGGCGACCGCGGTAGCCGATCGGACCGAGGTGCTGGGCCCGATCGATGATTCGCCGGCGCCCGCCACCGCCCGCGTGCCCGCGGGTGAAGATGACGCCAACTTTGCGCGCCGGCGCCGCAACGTGTTGATCGGCGTCGGGGCCGGCCTCGTCGTCATCGTGGTGGCCCTGCTGGTCCTGGCGTCGGTGGTGAGCAAGATCTTCGGCAATGTCGGCGGCGGCCTGAACAAGGACGAGCTGGGGCTCAACGGCCCGTCGTCGTCCGTATCGTCGTCGGCCCCGAGCTCCACCGCCGCCGGTAGCGTCGTCAAACCGACCAGGGCGTCGGTCTACTCCCCCGACGGCGACGCCGACAATGCGGGCACGGCCGGCCAGGCCATCGACGGCGACCCCTCGACAGCCTGGGCCACCGAGGTCTACACCGACGCCGTCCCGTTCCCCAGCTTCAAGCAGGGTGAGGGGCTCATGCTGCAGCTGCCGAACCCCACGGTGGTCGGGCAGGTCAGCATCGACACCCCGAGCACCGGGACGAAAGTCGAGATCCGCTCGTCGGCCACGGCGTCGCCGGCATCGCTGAACGACACGACCGTGCTGGCGCAGGCGTTCACGCTCAAGCCCGGGCACAACGTCATCCCGGTCCGGTCCGGCTCACCGACGTCGAATCTGCTGGTGTGGATCTCCACGCTGGGAACCACGAACGGCAAGAGCCAGGCCGGCTTTTCGGAAATCACGGTCCAGGCCGCATCCTGA